GGATCTCGCCAATGTTAGTGCTTAACTCAAAAGCCAACTTCATTTCCCAAAATAAAATCAAAACGTTTAGGAAATTAGATTCAGGTGAATATGGATTTTACTCCGTAGTAAAATTTCTTTTCGGGTACCAAACAGAATCTCCAGGCAAACTACAAATAGAACCTTACCAGTTCAGTTTTTTTTCGCTGAAGGAAAATCAGTATAAAACGCTTAAACTCATATTCCCCGAAATCACCATCCTTTCAGAACCAAAAAGATTTGTTGAGTCAGAAAAAGTTAATCCAAAACTGCAAAGCCGACCTTCAATTTTTGCTTTAGTTTTGATTGCGATTTTTGGGGTTCTGTTCTACGTAGGTTATAAACGGTATACATTTAACCGACAATCTAAAATGGTTTCAGAGTTAATACAATCCTTAGGAAAAAAGAGAAATGTATTTCTCGCCGACTATTTAGAAAAAAAAGGGATACAAAAAGTGGATACCCAATTTTTGGTAAACCTTCTCAACGATGCAGACAAACAATCCGCAGAAGAAGTTTTCAAAAATTTATCCATTCAAGAAAGAACAAAAGTCATATTTTTAAAAAAACAATTACAAAACCAGGAGTAACTTATGTCAGCTGAAGAAACAGGAAAAATAAGTGTAGAGACAGAAAACATCTTCCCCATCATCAAAAAATGGCTATATTCAGAAAAAGATATATTCATCAGAGAATTAGTTTCCAATGCGAGTGATGCCATTACGAAATTAAAAAAAATTGCTTTATCGGAGGAATTTGAAGGTGGCAACGACTACAGAATTGATTTAAACTTCGATGTTGAAAACAGAATTTTATCCATTGAAGACAATGGAGTAGGAATGACAGCGGAAGAAGTCAAAAAATATATCAATCAAATTGCATTCTCTGGTGCTACAGACTTCGCCAAACAATACCAAAACGCAGAAAACAAAGCAGAAATCATTGGTCACTTTGGACTCGGCTTTTATTCATCCTTTATGGTATCCAAAAAAGTAACAATAGAAACCAAGTCTTACAAAAAAGGACAAACTGCTGTTTTATGGTCCAGTGAATCAGGAACAGATTTCACGATTTCAGAAATCACGAAAGAATCAAGAGGGACAAAAATATCCTTATACCTTGATGGTGAGTCTGGTGAATATTTAGATAAATGGAAACTAAAAGAACTCATTAAAAAATACTGCGATTTTTTACCTGTAGGCATATACGTATCTGGAGAAAAAGCAAATCGTGAAAAACCATTATGGTCAGAAGAACCCGCAAAAGTCTCTGCAGATGATTACAAAGATTTTTATTCCTACTTATTTCCTTTCTCCGGAGAATCTCTTTTTCATATCCATCTAAATGTAGATTATCCATTCCGTTTACAAGGGATTCTATATTTTCCAAAACTCACTCATGAATTAGAGGCATCAAAGAATGGTATTAAACTATTTTGTAACCATGTCTTTGTCAGCGATAACGCAAGTGAATTAATACCACAATTTCTCACTATCCTTAAAGGAACTATAGACATTCCAGACCTACCCCTAAACGTTTCTAGGTCGTATCTACAAAATGATCCTCTCGTAAAAAAGATATCTAACCATATTATTAAAAAAGTGGCAGATCGTCTGATTGAAGATTTCAAAAAAAACAGAAACAAATATGAAGAAAATTGGAACGATATTTCTTTATTTGTAAAATATGGCGTGCTTACCGACGAAAAATTTTACGATGCAATGAAAGACCATTTAATCTTTAAAAACTCAGAAGGTGGATACTCAACAACTTCTGAATATTGGGAAAAGAATAAAGAGAAGAACCAAAACAAAATTTTCTACGCAAATGAAACTGAAATGGGATCTGTCTATATGGAGCTACTAAAATCACAAGGATTGGAAGCCCTACTAGTCGACTCAAAAATTGATTCCCACTTAATTCAACATTTAGAAATGAAAAATCCAGATTGGAAATTTCAAAGAGTAGATTCTGAAATCGCAGACCAAATCGTAGATAAAGATACTCCAAAAGATTTGGTAAATGAAGAAAACAAAACAGAATTTGATAGAATCAAAACATTATTTCAAGCCTCAATACCTACCGAAGGTGTAGAAGTAAAAGTCGAAGCATTAAAATCTTTAGAGGTTCCCGGAGTCATTCTTTTGCCCGAGTTTATGCGAAGAATGTCCGAAATGAACTCAATGTTAAACCGGGAAGACACAAAAAACATTCTAAGATCACATACTCTTATGGTAAACGCCAAATCCCCCTTAGTAAGATCCGCATTACAAGCGTTCGAAGGCGTAAACCCCGATAAAGGAAAAAAATTGGCAAGAATCATTTATGACCTTTCACTCCTTTCTGCAAAGGTAATGGATGAAAAAGAAGTTTCAGAATATACAAAAAGGACAACGGAGTTCCTCCAAGAGATTTTTTCATAGTAAGGGGAAAACGCTACAGAAAGATTTGGCAATGATTCCTATTTTTGGAATTGTTGCCATGTGATCCAGATTTGTATAACAAGTCGTCTTAGTTCCTTACCGGTTGTAGTCGCTTATAAAAAGAGTTACTTTGAAGAATTTGGTGTCAAAGTAACCCTCCATGTTAACACACACCATAAGGCAATCATGCCATTATTGGATGCCGGTCGAGTAGAAGCTGGTGAAGTTCCTACCATTGCTTATCTACAAGACAGTTTTTTAAAAAAATCCAAACTCAAACGAATCTATAAGGGAATTTACCTTTACCACTCTCCACTTTCTTTTTACTCAAGATTTCAATTCAAACCAGAAGATCTGACAAGAAACAAAGCTTATATACTTCCTGTCCCGCACCAGTACTCTGTCGAAAGGCTTTTCGCTGAAAAATTTCTTGAAGAATATGCTCCCAAGAATCCTGTTAAAGTTCGATACATTGACACTCCAGGTTTTCTCGAAGAAAAAGAATTTCTAAAACCATCTTGTTTAGGTTTAGTTTCAGATCCATTTTCAAGTCCATTCCTTAGAAACTTTCAAGACTTTGCCAATACACTTGACTTGCCGATACTGGAATCAAAATCATTTTACCCATCCACCTTACTAGCATTTAGTGGGGATGCTGTCTTAAAAACAGGAAGAGAGGTCTCAGGTGTACTTCTTGCGGTAAAAAAAGCCATAGACCTTTTACAAAACACAAATCAATTGAGCCAGGGAAATTTATGGGAAGACCTTCAACTTTCCCATTTTTACCCGCATCTAAGAGTAGGAGAGACAAAGAACCTTTTAAACTCCCATCCCCTCATTCAAAAAGGAATTTTCTCTTACAAGGGTGATGCCACAACACTCTATCCACTTTTAAAAGATGTATATTTTCGTCTGATTCGCAGAGTCATTCAACCTGACGCCGTAAAAGCTGCTTTTGATTTCGACGAAATCCTATCAGCCCTTGAACCAAAAAAAATATTTGATGTGCGTAAACTAAACTCTTTCCAAGAACCAAAAGAAACAAAATTACATGCACCTTCTCAAATCAACTACAGAAAACTCAATGCAGTAAGGCACCTCATTGTCGACGTCAACTCAGTAGTTTTGGATATACTTCAAGGAAATTACAATTCACGATTGAATTCTGACGAAACTTTACAATTAGACAACCGAGTCAAAGTACTCGTTAACTCAATGTTAGATTCATTTAATGCCAAATTAGAATTACAAAGAGAAGAAATCACAGAACTCGAAAACTTAATTTCCATTTTAGAAATCAAATTAGACCGTTCTGCAGTAGATCTTCAATACTCAGAAGAAAAATACAGGTATTTATTTGAATTTTCTAGAGAAGCAATTGCCCTTGTGGACGCAGATACCGGAAGTATTCTAGAAGCAAACAACCAGTTTCGGTTGTTAACAGGTTATACTCGTGGTGACATCACGAAAATGAATATTGAAGACATCATCCTTGGCAACCAAGTATCTAACCAACTTAGATTTGGAGCTGACCTTTCTTCTGATACAATGTTATCGCTTCCCGATGTGGAAATCCTCGCAAAAGATGGAAACAAACTAGAAGTTGATATCAGTTTCACATCCATTTTGCTTTCTCCAAAAAAACGATACCAAGTACAATTTCGTCCCAATTCGGAAAGAAAAGAACAAGAAAGACTACAACACGAATTTATTTCTAATGTAAGCCACGAACTAAGAAGCCCGATGACAAATATCAGAGGGTATTTAGAATTTTTTAAATCAGACGCAACTTTACCGTTTAACAACGAACACAAAAACATGTTAGAAGTAATCGATAAAAATGCAAAAAGACTTAGTTTTTTAATCGAAAACCTTTTAAAGTTAACTACATCAAGAGAAAAAGACAAAGAAGCAGAAGTAGTAGAAATCTTCGATCCAGTTACCGTAATCGAAGATGTAATTCACATGAACTCACATCTTGCCAAAGGAAAACCTATCGAATGGGATTTATCACTCAAAAAAGGTTTTTTCTTACGTGGGATCAAATTTGAATTTTCACAAATCATAACCAACCTTTACGTGAATGCACTAAAATATACATTCAAAGGAAAAATTGGAATCTCCATTCGTGAAACCAATGGAAAAATTGAAATCACAGTAGAAGATACAGGAATAGGAATCGACCCAAATTTTAAAAACCAAATCTTCGATCGTTTCTTTCGCATTCCATCTTCGGATAACAAAAAAATTGGTGGAACAGGACTTGGATTGTCTATTGTCAAGTCACTAGTGGACAAAATGTCCGGTGAAATATTTGTCGAAAGCAAAATGGGAGAGGGAAGCAAATTCACCATTTACTTCCCAAAAGTGAACATCAACGCTTAGAAGTTTTTTTCTTTTTAGGAACCTGTTTTTTCTTAGGTGTTTGTTTAGATTTTTTCTTTGAAGACAAATCATCAGGTTTCAATAAAACTAAAGCAGGAATGTTTTTTTCATCCAACTGCATTCCAGACAAAATCAAAGAAAGTTCTAACATTTCCCTTGTTCCAAGTAAATGCATCATTTCTAATGCTTGGTTCATTCCTAGTTTTTTAAAAATCTTCAGCGCATTGCTAACACCAAAAAATTTGACAAGAATTGGAAGTTCCGCTAACCCGCGCTGTTTGATCCACTTTTTACAATCAGCCACCGAAAGTTCACTTACAA
This portion of the Leptospira montravelensis genome encodes:
- the htpG gene encoding molecular chaperone HtpG produces the protein MSAEETGKISVETENIFPIIKKWLYSEKDIFIRELVSNASDAITKLKKIALSEEFEGGNDYRIDLNFDVENRILSIEDNGVGMTAEEVKKYINQIAFSGATDFAKQYQNAENKAEIIGHFGLGFYSSFMVSKKVTIETKSYKKGQTAVLWSSESGTDFTISEITKESRGTKISLYLDGESGEYLDKWKLKELIKKYCDFLPVGIYVSGEKANREKPLWSEEPAKVSADDYKDFYSYLFPFSGESLFHIHLNVDYPFRLQGILYFPKLTHELEASKNGIKLFCNHVFVSDNASELIPQFLTILKGTIDIPDLPLNVSRSYLQNDPLVKKISNHIIKKVADRLIEDFKKNRNKYEENWNDISLFVKYGVLTDEKFYDAMKDHLIFKNSEGGYSTTSEYWEKNKEKNQNKIFYANETEMGSVYMELLKSQGLEALLVDSKIDSHLIQHLEMKNPDWKFQRVDSEIADQIVDKDTPKDLVNEENKTEFDRIKTLFQASIPTEGVEVKVEALKSLEVPGVILLPEFMRRMSEMNSMLNREDTKNILRSHTLMVNAKSPLVRSALQAFEGVNPDKGKKLARIIYDLSLLSAKVMDEKEVSEYTKRTTEFLQEIFS
- a CDS encoding PAS domain-containing sensor histidine kinase, encoding MIQICITSRLSSLPVVVAYKKSYFEEFGVKVTLHVNTHHKAIMPLLDAGRVEAGEVPTIAYLQDSFLKKSKLKRIYKGIYLYHSPLSFYSRFQFKPEDLTRNKAYILPVPHQYSVERLFAEKFLEEYAPKNPVKVRYIDTPGFLEEKEFLKPSCLGLVSDPFSSPFLRNFQDFANTLDLPILESKSFYPSTLLAFSGDAVLKTGREVSGVLLAVKKAIDLLQNTNQLSQGNLWEDLQLSHFYPHLRVGETKNLLNSHPLIQKGIFSYKGDATTLYPLLKDVYFRLIRRVIQPDAVKAAFDFDEILSALEPKKIFDVRKLNSFQEPKETKLHAPSQINYRKLNAVRHLIVDVNSVVLDILQGNYNSRLNSDETLQLDNRVKVLVNSMLDSFNAKLELQREEITELENLISILEIKLDRSAVDLQYSEEKYRYLFEFSREAIALVDADTGSILEANNQFRLLTGYTRGDITKMNIEDIILGNQVSNQLRFGADLSSDTMLSLPDVEILAKDGNKLEVDISFTSILLSPKKRYQVQFRPNSERKEQERLQHEFISNVSHELRSPMTNIRGYLEFFKSDATLPFNNEHKNMLEVIDKNAKRLSFLIENLLKLTTSREKDKEAEVVEIFDPVTVIEDVIHMNSHLAKGKPIEWDLSLKKGFFLRGIKFEFSQIITNLYVNALKYTFKGKIGISIRETNGKIEITVEDTGIGIDPNFKNQIFDRFFRIPSSDNKKIGGTGLGLSIVKSLVDKMSGEIFVESKMGEGSKFTIYFPKVNINA